A genomic stretch from Brucella sp. BE17 includes:
- a CDS encoding RHE_PE00001 family protein, translating into MAYEIDNLPLQDLMLPISRATAALTRLDERLGRSPVGVGMVQRLHMQDAIASMWLDGELVHLEDLVLHDALMDSRTPSHALTLAHAVLRMRRQIAGRRANWAMSDTGLSQLLGIDPTTPVAPEPEPYIASSEEGDPLAVGDPLLDDIDALLARTDALLTGKVAARKQEPARASLIYEDGWEEDERLKEWRACFDATDRLPSLLRAAIMHDAWFSMEVVQRSPWIGRLLTAAFLREAGVGLNHLPTISLGLRNKRPDERRSPNRLIRLRTFFASIEEAAEAGMKEHDRLMLAREQMQRKLKGRRSNSRLPQLMEMVLANPLVSSQMVEKQLQVTGPGALKLIGDLNLREITGRGRFRAWGIL; encoded by the coding sequence ATGGCTTACGAAATCGACAACCTGCCGCTCCAAGACCTAATGCTGCCGATAAGTAGGGCGACGGCAGCACTCACCCGGCTCGACGAGCGACTTGGTCGCTCGCCGGTGGGCGTTGGCATGGTACAACGTCTACACATGCAGGATGCAATTGCATCCATGTGGCTTGACGGTGAGTTGGTGCATCTGGAGGATCTGGTTCTCCATGACGCTCTGATGGATAGTCGGACGCCGAGCCATGCCCTGACGCTCGCGCATGCGGTTCTGCGGATGCGTCGACAGATTGCCGGACGCCGCGCGAACTGGGCAATGAGTGATACAGGTCTAAGCCAGTTATTGGGCATAGACCCAACCACGCCTGTTGCGCCGGAGCCGGAGCCATACATAGCAAGCAGTGAGGAAGGAGATCCACTCGCAGTGGGGGACCCGCTGCTTGACGATATAGATGCGCTGCTGGCGCGCACCGACGCGCTTTTGACGGGCAAGGTTGCGGCTAGAAAGCAGGAACCCGCACGCGCGTCCCTGATTTACGAGGATGGCTGGGAGGAAGATGAGCGCTTGAAAGAATGGCGCGCCTGTTTTGACGCAACCGACCGTCTGCCATCTCTTCTGCGTGCAGCAATCATGCATGACGCGTGGTTTTCAATGGAGGTTGTCCAGCGTTCACCGTGGATCGGCAGGCTTCTGACCGCCGCATTCCTGCGCGAAGCGGGCGTAGGCCTCAACCATTTGCCGACGATAAGTCTGGGGCTTCGTAACAAAAGGCCGGACGAACGCCGCTCGCCCAACCGGCTTATCCGTTTGAGGACGTTTTTTGCATCAATTGAAGAAGCAGCCGAAGCCGGTATGAAAGAACACGACCGGCTGATGCTGGCGCGCGAACAGATGCAGCGCAAGCTGAAAGGCCGCAGGTCAAATTCGCGCCTGCCGCAACTGATGGAAATGGTGTTGGCGAACCCACTGGTCTCAAGCCAGATGGTGGAGAAGCAATTGCAGGTCACTGGCCCCGGCGCATTGAAGCTTATCGGCGACCTTAATTTGCGCGAGATTACCGGGCGCGGGCGTTTTCGCGCCTGGGGTATTTTATAG
- a CDS encoding hydrogen peroxide-inducible genes activator, producing MLNISVRQLHYFLSLVQAGSFSRAAEAVGVTQSTLSAAIQALEAELGVTLIDRTGRRMQLLPAGEDFLARARNIVALIEELPEQAQQAQRPLTTRLRLGVIPSIAPFLLPKVLPETAQLFPELQLSVREGLTRMLLDNLRSGSLDVALVAHPYDLHDFEIAEIGEDPFFLAVRRDHALANRAHIDASDLADQPVLLLESGHCLREHVMAAIGSQPTQSGSDVHATSITTLVQLVQFGMGVTLLPNLAIKAGVTRGTDLSLIPYEGNNNSRSLVLAWRSNAARRKEFQLFAEHLRDHCMDNTL from the coding sequence ATGCTTAATATCAGCGTGCGTCAACTCCATTATTTTCTCTCACTGGTACAAGCGGGTTCTTTTTCGAGAGCCGCAGAAGCGGTCGGTGTCACGCAATCGACGCTCAGTGCCGCCATCCAGGCGTTGGAAGCGGAACTGGGCGTAACGCTCATCGACCGAACCGGCAGGCGCATGCAATTATTGCCGGCGGGCGAGGATTTTTTGGCGCGCGCGCGTAATATCGTGGCCCTGATCGAAGAACTACCGGAACAGGCGCAACAGGCGCAACGACCATTGACCACCCGGCTGCGCCTTGGTGTCATTCCCTCCATAGCACCCTTTCTGCTGCCGAAAGTCCTGCCGGAGACCGCACAGCTTTTTCCCGAACTGCAATTGAGCGTCCGCGAGGGATTGACGCGAATGCTGCTCGACAACCTGCGTTCAGGGTCACTCGATGTTGCGCTCGTCGCCCATCCTTATGATCTTCATGATTTTGAAATAGCAGAGATCGGCGAGGACCCGTTCTTCCTTGCCGTGCGCCGTGATCACGCGCTGGCCAACCGCGCCCATATAGATGCAAGCGACCTCGCAGATCAGCCTGTCCTTCTTCTCGAATCCGGCCACTGTCTGCGCGAGCACGTCATGGCGGCCATTGGATCACAACCGACACAATCGGGTAGCGACGTACATGCCACCAGCATCACAACACTGGTGCAACTGGTACAGTTCGGAATGGGCGTCACCCTGCTGCCGAACCTTGCCATCAAGGCTGGCGTCACGCGCGGCACCGATTTGAGCCTCATTCCCTATGAGGGCAATAATAATTCACGTTCACTGGTTCTCGCATGGCGCAGCAATGCAGCACGGCGCAAGGAATTCCAGCTTTTTGCTGAACACCTTCGCGATCATTGCATGGACAATACTCTATAA
- a CDS encoding peroxiredoxin: MLGIGDKLPSFTVTGVKPGFNHHEENGVSAFEELTERSFDGKWKIIFFYPKDFTFVCPTEIAEFARLASDFEDRDAVVLGGSTDNEFVKLAWRRDHKDLDKLPIWSFADTNGSLVDGLGVRSPDGVAYRYTFVVDPDNTIQHVYATNLNVGRAPKDTLRVLDALQTDELCPCNREVGGETLKAA, encoded by the coding sequence ATGCTCGGTATTGGCGACAAGCTCCCCTCTTTCACGGTTACAGGTGTGAAGCCTGGTTTTAATCACCATGAAGAAAACGGCGTTTCTGCCTTCGAGGAACTGACAGAACGAAGCTTCGACGGCAAGTGGAAGATCATCTTCTTCTACCCGAAGGATTTCACTTTTGTGTGCCCGACGGAAATCGCTGAATTCGCGCGCCTGGCTTCGGATTTCGAAGACCGTGATGCCGTCGTTCTTGGCGGTTCCACCGATAATGAATTCGTCAAGCTTGCATGGCGCCGTGATCACAAGGACCTCGACAAGCTGCCGATCTGGTCGTTCGCCGACACCAACGGTTCGCTGGTCGACGGCCTGGGCGTGCGTTCGCCGGATGGCGTCGCTTACCGCTACACTTTCGTGGTCGATCCCGACAACACGATCCAGCACGTTTATGCGACCAACCTCAATGTCGGTCGCGCACCGAAGGATACGCTGCGCGTTCTTGATGCGCTTCAGACCGACGAGCTTTGCCCTTGCAACCGCGAAGTCGGTGGCGAGACACTCAAGGCCGCTTGA
- a CDS encoding carboxymuconolactone decarboxylase family protein, whose protein sequence is MSIDDLKSKIPDFAKDVRLNLSSMASDETLTPQQKYGLFVACAIAARNDDLRKALVAEAASKVDVSVIQAAKAAASIMGMNNIYYRFVHLASNKEYRTMPAKLRMNVIGNPGVDKIDFELWSLAVSAINGCGMCIDAHEDVLRKANVTSEVIQTAVRFASIIQSVAIALEAADTE, encoded by the coding sequence ATGTCGATCGATGATCTGAAGTCAAAAATCCCGGATTTCGCCAAGGATGTCCGTCTCAACCTGTCGTCAATGGCCAGCGATGAAACGCTGACCCCGCAGCAGAAATATGGCTTGTTCGTGGCCTGTGCCATTGCCGCGCGCAATGATGATCTGCGCAAGGCGCTTGTTGCCGAAGCCGCTTCCAAGGTTGATGTCTCGGTCATTCAGGCCGCAAAGGCTGCAGCCTCCATCATGGGCATGAACAATATTTATTATCGCTTCGTGCATCTTGCCTCCAACAAAGAATACCGCACCATGCCGGCCAAGCTGCGCATGAACGTGATCGGCAATCCGGGCGTGGACAAGATCGATTTCGAACTCTGGTCGCTGGCGGTTTCCGCCATCAACGGCTGTGGGATGTGCATCGATGCGCATGAAGACGTGCTGCGCAAGGCCAATGTGACGAGCGAAGTCATTCAGACGGCGGTGCGCTTCGCCTCGATAATACAGTCGGTGGCGATTGCGCTGGAAGCTGCTGACACGGAATGA
- a CDS encoding MFS transporter — protein sequence MTVAQAVIPQKNSARRVLAASMIGTTIEFFDFYIYATAAVIVFPHLFFPASDGNSALLQSLATFAIAFFARPIGGALFGHFGDKIGRKATLVAALMTMGISTVAIGFLPTYASIGVWAPLLLALCRLGQGLGLGGEWGGAVLLATENAPKGKRTWYGMFPQLGAPVGFILATGIFLVLAETLTEDQFFLFGWRIPFVASAILVAVGLFIRLKIAETPEFQKAIDKAERVEVPVATLFKDHKRNLFLGTIAAVATFVLFYLMTVFSLGWGTRALGYSREEFLILQMIGVIFFGLTIPVSALLSDRYGMRPVMIVVTLAIGLYGLIMAPLFAGGTAGVLAFLIIGFGLMGMTYGPIGAALASPFPTSVRYTGASLTFNLAGILGASVAPYIATWLATHYSFDYVGYYMMTAAAVSLVGFAFLSFQRER from the coding sequence ATGACTGTCGCTCAAGCGGTAATCCCGCAGAAAAATTCCGCGCGCCGCGTTCTGGCCGCAAGCATGATCGGCACCACGATCGAATTCTTTGATTTTTATATTTACGCCACCGCTGCGGTGATTGTATTCCCGCATCTTTTCTTCCCGGCAAGCGATGGCAACTCAGCATTGCTCCAGTCGCTGGCCACATTCGCGATTGCGTTTTTTGCCCGTCCTATTGGTGGTGCATTGTTCGGCCATTTCGGTGACAAAATCGGCCGCAAGGCAACGCTGGTTGCTGCACTCATGACCATGGGTATTTCGACGGTCGCCATCGGCTTCCTGCCGACATACGCGTCCATCGGTGTCTGGGCGCCGCTGCTGTTGGCGCTTTGCCGTCTCGGACAGGGGCTTGGCCTTGGTGGAGAGTGGGGTGGCGCGGTGTTGCTTGCAACTGAAAATGCGCCAAAAGGCAAGCGTACCTGGTACGGCATGTTCCCGCAGCTCGGCGCGCCAGTCGGCTTCATCCTGGCAACCGGCATCTTTCTTGTGCTGGCTGAAACGCTCACGGAAGATCAGTTCTTCCTCTTTGGATGGCGTATTCCTTTCGTCGCCAGCGCGATACTCGTCGCTGTCGGCCTGTTTATCCGCCTGAAGATCGCCGAGACACCGGAATTCCAGAAGGCTATCGACAAGGCTGAACGCGTCGAAGTACCCGTCGCAACACTTTTCAAAGATCACAAGCGCAATCTCTTTCTCGGCACCATTGCCGCCGTCGCGACCTTCGTGCTGTTTTATCTCATGACGGTATTTTCGCTCGGCTGGGGTACGCGGGCGCTTGGCTATAGCCGCGAGGAATTCCTGATCCTTCAGATGATCGGTGTAATCTTCTTCGGCCTCACCATTCCGGTGTCAGCCTTGCTTTCCGACCGTTACGGCATGCGCCCAGTGATGATTGTGGTCACGCTTGCGATCGGTCTCTATGGCCTGATCATGGCTCCGCTTTTTGCCGGTGGCACCGCTGGTGTCCTGGCTTTCCTTATCATTGGCTTTGGCCTGATGGGCATGACCTATGGTCCGATCGGCGCAGCACTCGCCAGTCCGTTCCCGACATCGGTTCGCTATACCGGCGCATCGCTGACCTTCAATCTGGCTGGAATTCTCGGCGCTTCTGTCGCGCCCTATATCGCGACATGGCTCGCAACCCATTATAGCTTCGACTATGTCGGTTACTACATGATGACCGCCGCAGCCGTTTCGCTTGTCGGCTTTGCGTTCCTATCGTTCCAGCGCGAACGATAG
- the sodC gene encoding superoxide dismutase [Cu-Zn] SodC — translation MRRLILNATIVFIATAAQAQGLTVKMFEALPTGQGKVLGTIAISQTPDGLKFTPALTGIKVGEHGFHVHQNGSCAPGEEDGKTVPAHAAGGHYDPAETKSHHGPEGDGHLGDLPLLRADADGKIETSVVAPHLKSLDEIKGRSLMIHVGGDNYSDEPKPLGGGGARLACGVIE, via the coding sequence ATGCGCAGACTGATTTTGAATGCAACAATCGTGTTTATTGCTACTGCGGCTCAGGCGCAGGGACTGACTGTCAAAATGTTTGAAGCGCTGCCGACGGGGCAGGGCAAGGTGCTCGGCACGATAGCGATCTCGCAGACACCAGACGGATTGAAATTTACGCCCGCACTTACGGGCATAAAGGTCGGCGAACATGGCTTCCATGTTCATCAGAACGGCAGCTGTGCACCGGGCGAAGAAGATGGGAAGACCGTTCCCGCCCATGCGGCAGGCGGGCATTATGACCCCGCAGAGACCAAAAGCCACCATGGCCCGGAAGGCGATGGCCATCTTGGCGACCTTCCATTGCTGAGGGCAGACGCTGACGGCAAGATTGAAACTTCGGTTGTCGCTCCGCATCTTAAATCGCTGGACGAGATTAAAGGACGTTCACTGATGATTCACGTTGGTGGCGACAATTATTCCGATGAACCTAAGCCGCTGGGCGGCGGCGGAGCGCGTCTTGCCTGCGGCGTGATTGAATAA
- a CDS encoding FAD-binding oxidoreductase: protein MGPVTDKLTTVNVLPRETRVAIIGGGIIGVSTALFLAERGIPVALFEKGEIAGEQSSRNWGWCRRTGRDSREMPLINESMRLWEGMNQRTGRETGFRITGIAYAADKPEQLARFEEWIAIARAHGIETRLLNGNDIQELAPGLTRRLVGGMLTPLDGRAEPQKAVPAFAAKAQQDGAVIVQNCAVRDIETTNGRIAAVLTEKGSVKCDTVVVAGGAWSRLILSAFETRLPQLKVRSSVFRTAPIDGGVEPAIAFSDFALRKRLDGGYTVASLTGSIADIAPDNFRFFRDFIPSLSSEWRSLRFRFGKQFFEEALQWKLRPADQISIFEKIRVLDPKPHRPTNAAILTKLKEAFPAFASATIAQQWAGYIDTMPDIIPVISPVPGTEGLIVATGFSGHGFGIGPGAGRLVADMASGETPIVDPTPFHISRFSDGSKLRIENWG, encoded by the coding sequence ATGGGCCCGGTCACCGACAAGCTCACCACAGTGAACGTTCTGCCGCGTGAAACCCGGGTCGCGATTATCGGCGGCGGCATCATTGGGGTTTCCACCGCGCTGTTTCTGGCCGAACGCGGCATTCCGGTCGCGCTGTTCGAAAAAGGCGAAATTGCAGGTGAGCAGTCGAGCCGCAACTGGGGCTGGTGCCGACGCACCGGACGCGACAGTCGCGAAATGCCGCTGATCAATGAGAGCATGCGGCTCTGGGAAGGCATGAACCAGCGGACTGGCCGGGAAACCGGCTTTCGCATAACCGGCATCGCCTATGCTGCCGATAAGCCCGAACAGCTGGCGCGCTTTGAGGAGTGGATCGCAATTGCGCGTGCCCATGGTATTGAAACGAGGCTTTTGAATGGAAATGACATTCAAGAGCTCGCCCCCGGCCTCACCCGCCGTCTCGTGGGCGGCATGCTGACACCGCTCGACGGTCGCGCCGAACCGCAGAAAGCCGTTCCGGCCTTTGCCGCCAAGGCTCAGCAAGACGGTGCCGTCATCGTACAAAACTGTGCGGTGCGCGACATAGAAACCACCAATGGCCGGATTGCGGCAGTCCTGACCGAAAAGGGTTCGGTTAAATGCGATACTGTGGTGGTTGCAGGCGGTGCTTGGTCAAGGCTGATCCTCTCAGCCTTCGAAACCCGGCTACCGCAACTCAAAGTCCGCTCCTCGGTCTTTCGTACAGCGCCCATTGACGGCGGCGTTGAACCAGCAATCGCTTTTTCCGACTTTGCTCTACGCAAGAGGCTTGATGGCGGTTACACGGTTGCAAGCCTGACCGGCTCCATCGCCGATATTGCACCCGACAATTTCCGGTTTTTTCGCGACTTCATTCCTTCGCTTTCATCGGAATGGCGTTCTTTACGCTTTCGCTTCGGAAAACAATTCTTCGAGGAAGCGCTACAATGGAAATTGCGCCCCGCTGATCAGATCTCGATTTTCGAAAAAATCCGCGTACTCGATCCAAAACCGCATCGCCCCACCAATGCGGCGATCCTCACAAAACTGAAAGAAGCGTTTCCCGCTTTCGCATCCGCCACCATCGCACAGCAATGGGCAGGCTATATCGACACAATGCCCGACATTATTCCGGTCATCTCACCGGTGCCAGGCACGGAAGGACTGATTGTCGCCACCGGTTTTTCCGGTCATGGATTTGGCATCGGACCGGGCGCAGGACGTCTTGTCGCCGATATGGCGAGTGGTGAAACGCCCATTGTCGATCCGACACCTTTCCACATTTCACGGTTTTCAGACGGCTCCAAGCTTCGTATTGAAAACTGGGGCTGA
- a CDS encoding ABC transporter ATP-binding protein: MNAHDRYEEPRLRIANSTTALALSGVSRCFGDVVALNDVSLEVQSGEIICLVGHSGCGKTSMLRIIAGIDVPDHGTLTMNGRDLVSHSQFIEPEKRNIGVVFQDYALFPHLTVSENVRFGLRRLGRDAAGERVRELLDLVGLASMADRYPHMLSGGEQQRVALIRALAPKPDLLLMDEPFSNLDRGLRAKIRRETVALLRSLNTTAIIVTHEAEEALSTGDRVVLMRGGEIVQSGTARDLHDRPQSRYAADFFCDFNVIQGELHGRTIKTPIGLFPAPETLQPDASMSLYLRPGDLKIVSQDEVVEDDLHCFIEARTFLGETEELLVRNEDGATSLRLRTAAHIPATASHVFVRPDHEKVLIFQS, encoded by the coding sequence ATGAATGCACATGACCGATATGAGGAGCCGCGACTGCGGATAGCGAACAGCACAACCGCGCTGGCCCTTTCGGGCGTCTCACGCTGTTTCGGCGATGTGGTTGCCCTCAATGATGTATCGCTTGAAGTGCAGAGCGGTGAGATTATCTGCCTCGTTGGGCATTCGGGCTGCGGCAAAACCTCGATGCTGCGAATCATTGCCGGTATCGATGTGCCGGACCACGGCACCTTGACCATGAACGGACGCGATCTGGTCTCACATTCGCAGTTCATCGAGCCGGAAAAGCGCAATATCGGCGTTGTGTTTCAGGATTATGCGCTGTTTCCGCATCTCACCGTCAGTGAGAATGTCCGCTTTGGCCTGCGCCGGCTTGGCCGGGATGCGGCGGGGGAAAGGGTGCGTGAACTTCTCGATCTGGTTGGCTTGGCATCGATGGCGGATCGCTATCCGCACATGCTTTCGGGTGGCGAGCAGCAGCGCGTGGCGCTCATCCGCGCGCTCGCGCCCAAACCCGATCTTTTGTTGATGGATGAACCTTTTTCCAATCTTGATCGCGGCCTGCGTGCCAAAATCCGCCGCGAGACCGTCGCATTGCTGCGTTCTCTCAATACGACAGCGATCATCGTCACGCATGAAGCCGAAGAAGCTCTTTCGACGGGCGATCGCGTTGTGTTGATGCGCGGTGGAGAAATTGTGCAGAGCGGAACCGCGCGTGATTTGCATGATCGGCCGCAAAGTCGTTATGCAGCAGATTTTTTCTGTGACTTCAATGTCATTCAAGGAGAGTTGCACGGCCGGACGATAAAGACGCCTATCGGTTTATTTCCCGCGCCTGAAACATTGCAGCCTGATGCAAGTATGAGCCTTTATCTGCGCCCGGGCGACTTGAAGATCGTATCGCAAGACGAGGTGGTTGAGGATGATCTCCATTGCTTCATCGAGGCGCGGACATTTCTCGGCGAAACGGAAGAGTTGCTTGTGCGCAACGAGGATGGGGCAACGAGCCTTCGGCTGCGCACCGCTGCACATATACCTGCGACAGCCAGTCATGTCTTTGTGCGCCCAGATCATGAGAAGGTCTTGATTTTCCAGAGTTGA